A single window of Halobacillus naozhouensis DNA harbors:
- the rpmA gene encoding 50S ribosomal protein L27, giving the protein MLRLDLQFFASKKGVSSTKNGRDSESKRLGAKRADGQSVTGGSILYRQRGTKVYPGENVGRGGDDTLFAKVDGVVKFERYGRNRKKVSVYPVAQEA; this is encoded by the coding sequence ATGCTACGTCTAGATTTGCAGTTTTTTGCCTCTAAAAAAGGTGTAAGTAGTACAAAAAACGGTCGTGACTCTGAGTCTAAACGTCTTGGAGCGAAACGTGCAGACGGACAATCTGTAACAGGTGGATCTATCCTTTACCGTCAACGTGGAACCAAAGTATATCCTGGTGAAAACGTTGGACGTGGAGGAGATGACACACTATTCGCTAAAGTGGACGGTGTTGTTAAGTTCGAACGTTATGGACGTAACCGCAAGAAAGTGAGCGTTTATCCTGTAGCACAGGAAGCTTAA
- the radC gene encoding RadC family protein — protein sequence MAETSIMIKDVPKQDRPRERLIELGAAQLSNQELLAILLGSGTKQESVTSLAQRLLIHFEGVILLKDATIEELTAIRGIGAAKAVLILSAIELGRRIQQMKPVERYMIRSPEDGADFVMEEMRELKQEHFIVLFLNTKNQVLHRQTIFIGSLNASIVHPREVFKEAVKRSAASIICAHNHPSGDPTPSQEDIHVTRRLQECGKMIGIELLDHLVIGDRKFISLKEKGYL from the coding sequence ATGGCTGAAACAAGTATCATGATTAAAGATGTACCCAAACAGGATCGGCCGAGAGAAAGGTTAATAGAGCTTGGAGCAGCTCAGTTATCAAATCAGGAACTACTAGCTATTTTGCTAGGGAGTGGTACGAAACAAGAATCTGTCACTTCCCTTGCGCAGAGGCTGTTGATTCATTTCGAAGGGGTTATACTTTTAAAAGATGCGACCATTGAAGAATTAACGGCCATTCGAGGGATTGGGGCAGCAAAGGCCGTTCTTATTCTTTCGGCTATTGAGCTTGGACGAAGAATTCAGCAGATGAAACCTGTGGAAAGGTATATGATTCGCAGTCCGGAAGATGGAGCAGATTTCGTAATGGAAGAAATGCGTGAACTAAAACAGGAACACTTTATCGTTTTATTTTTGAACACGAAGAATCAGGTTCTCCACCGTCAGACAATTTTCATCGGAAGCTTAAACGCCTCGATTGTACACCCGCGTGAAGTCTTTAAGGAAGCAGTCAAACGTTCGGCTGCTTCAATTATTTGTGCCCACAACCATCCTTCGGGAGACCCTACGCCATCACAGGAAGATATTCATGTTACCAGGAGATTGCAAGAATGTGGTAAGATGATTGGGATAGAATTATTAGATCATCTTGTAATTGGTGACAGAAAGTTCATTTCATTAAAAGAAAAAGGATACTTGTAA
- the minC gene encoding septum site-determining protein MinC has translation MAVNGQIVMIKGTRDGLILHLNDQCSFESIIHELEQKLSVNGVDHDEPMIRVTIRIGKRYLSGQQQETLKEIVREKQRLVVEAIESEVMTKKEALAWKENTEVTPIVKTIRSGQVFEVRGDMLLIGDVNPGGQVMATGNIFIMGRLRGVAHAGTQGDEQAIIAASYMKPNQLRIADQLSRAPDYESEGVYMECGFVDEVKGSIRIESLQEVTRRRPDLASFERRMLNG, from the coding sequence GTGGCAGTGAATGGTCAAATTGTAATGATAAAAGGAACAAGAGATGGATTAATTCTTCACTTAAATGATCAATGTTCATTTGAGTCGATCATACATGAACTTGAACAGAAGCTTTCCGTTAATGGAGTGGATCATGATGAACCTATGATCCGGGTAACTATCCGGATAGGGAAACGGTATTTAAGTGGTCAGCAACAAGAAACGTTAAAAGAAATCGTCCGGGAAAAACAGAGGCTGGTTGTAGAAGCTATTGAATCGGAAGTTATGACCAAGAAGGAAGCACTTGCGTGGAAAGAAAATACCGAAGTCACACCTATTGTAAAAACGATTCGCTCAGGTCAAGTTTTCGAAGTCCGTGGCGATATGTTATTAATCGGCGATGTAAATCCCGGAGGACAAGTGATGGCTACAGGTAATATTTTTATTATGGGACGCTTAAGAGGGGTGGCACATGCAGGAACTCAAGGCGATGAACAGGCAATTATTGCTGCATCCTACATGAAGCCTAACCAGCTTCGGATTGCGGACCAATTATCTCGCGCCCCTGATTATGAGTCAGAAGGAGTTTATATGGAGTGTGGCTTTGTTGACGAAGTGAAAGGCAGCATTCGAATTGAATCCTTACAGGAAGTTACGAGAAGAAGACCGGATTTGGCTAGTTTTGAAAGGAGAATGCTTAATGGGTGA
- the rplU gene encoding 50S ribosomal protein L21, whose translation MYAIIETGGKQIKVQEGQEIYVEKVNGEAGETVTFDKVLFVGGDDTKVGAPFVDGASVTAKVEKQGRQKKLTVFKYKPKKNYKRKQGHRQPYTKLVVESIKA comes from the coding sequence ATGTACGCAATTATTGAAACTGGTGGTAAGCAAATCAAAGTTCAGGAAGGCCAGGAAATCTACGTTGAGAAAGTAAACGGAGAAGCTGGGGAAACTGTTACTTTTGATAAAGTTCTTTTCGTAGGCGGCGACGACACAAAAGTCGGTGCTCCTTTCGTAGATGGTGCTTCTGTAACGGCTAAAGTTGAAAAACAAGGTCGTCAAAAGAAATTGACTGTCTTTAAGTATAAGCCGAAAAAGAACTACAAACGCAAACAAGGTCACCGTCAACCGTACACGAAACTTGTTGTTGAGAGTATCAAGGCGTAA
- the minD gene encoding septum site-determining protein MinD produces the protein MGEAIVITSGKGGVGKTTTTANLGTALALQNKKVCLVDTDIGLRNLDVVMGLENRIIYDIVDVVEERCKTKQALITDKRFDCLHLLPAAQTSDKSAVTPEGIKAIVDELKQDYDYVIIDCPAGIEQGYKNAVSGADRAIVISTPEKSSVRDADRIIGLLEQEDIEPPKLVINRIRNHLMKNGDMLDVDEIVNILSIDLLGIVIDDDAVITGSNKGEPVALQPNTKSSLAYRNIARRILGESVPLLSLEEDLTLMAKVKRFFGLRT, from the coding sequence ATGGGTGAGGCTATTGTAATTACTTCTGGAAAGGGTGGAGTTGGGAAAACAACGACTACAGCTAATCTGGGAACCGCTCTGGCTCTTCAGAATAAGAAAGTATGCCTTGTAGACACCGACATTGGGCTTAGAAACTTAGATGTAGTGATGGGGCTAGAGAATCGCATCATTTACGATATTGTAGATGTAGTAGAGGAACGCTGTAAAACAAAGCAAGCATTAATTACAGATAAACGATTTGATTGCCTTCATTTATTACCGGCCGCTCAAACATCGGACAAATCTGCGGTTACGCCAGAAGGTATCAAAGCTATTGTTGATGAACTGAAACAAGATTATGACTATGTTATTATCGATTGTCCGGCAGGAATCGAACAGGGCTATAAAAACGCGGTGTCTGGAGCGGATCGAGCCATTGTCATTTCCACTCCGGAGAAATCTAGTGTCCGAGATGCCGATCGTATTATTGGGTTATTGGAACAGGAGGATATTGAACCGCCGAAGCTCGTAATCAATCGAATCCGGAATCATTTAATGAAAAATGGCGATATGCTGGATGTAGATGAGATCGTTAACATTCTCTCTATTGACTTACTAGGCATCGTAATTGATGATGACGCGGTCATCACAGGGTCTAATAAAGGTGAGCCTGTTGCGCTTCAGCCGAATACAAAGTCATCGCTGGCTTATCGAAATATTGCAAGACGAATCTTAGGAGAATCTGTCCCGCTGTTAAGCCTGGAAGAAGATTTAACTCTAATGGCCAAAGTTAAGCGTTTTTTCGGTTTACGCACTTAG
- a CDS encoding rod shape-determining protein has protein sequence MGLFGFSQDLGIDLGTANTLVFLKNKGIILREPSVVAKNAHTGDIEAVGNDARNMIGRTPGYITVVRPMKDGVIADYETTAQMMKHYIKQALKTRSTFASKPNVMVCVPSGITMVEERAVIDATKQAGAKDAFPIAEPFAAAIGAGMPVWEPTGSMVVDIGGGTTEVAIISLGGIVTSQSIRVAGDEMDDAIIQHVRKTYNLMIGERTAEEVKMEIGGAGNFKSNEEMDIRGRDLLSGLPKTITVKSEEIVGALHDTVESIVETVKNTLEKTPPELASDIMERGIVLTGGGALLNNMDSIISEETNMPVFIADEPLDCVAIGTGKSLEYIQHFRSQPNVASRPKPE, from the coding sequence TTGGGTTTATTTGGATTTTCTCAAGATTTAGGAATTGACCTGGGAACTGCAAATACATTAGTTTTTTTAAAAAATAAAGGAATTATTTTACGCGAACCTTCCGTAGTGGCGAAGAATGCTCATACAGGAGATATAGAAGCGGTAGGAAATGATGCAAGAAACATGATTGGACGCACACCTGGATACATAACTGTTGTTCGACCGATGAAAGACGGTGTTATAGCTGATTATGAAACAACAGCTCAAATGATGAAGCATTATATTAAACAAGCCCTAAAAACACGTTCTACATTTGCCAGCAAGCCAAATGTCATGGTATGTGTGCCCTCTGGCATCACTATGGTAGAAGAACGTGCTGTGATTGATGCAACAAAACAGGCAGGGGCAAAAGATGCTTTTCCCATTGCGGAGCCATTTGCTGCAGCAATTGGAGCAGGCATGCCTGTATGGGAGCCGACAGGCAGTATGGTTGTAGATATTGGGGGAGGTACGACAGAAGTAGCCATTATCTCATTAGGAGGGATCGTAACGAGCCAATCTATCCGGGTGGCTGGTGATGAAATGGATGATGCAATTATCCAGCATGTTCGTAAAACGTATAACCTCATGATCGGGGAAAGAACGGCCGAAGAAGTGAAAATGGAAATTGGCGGTGCAGGAAATTTCAAAAGTAATGAAGAAATGGATATTCGCGGTCGTGATCTGTTAAGTGGGTTACCGAAAACCATTACCGTTAAATCCGAAGAAATCGTTGGCGCACTTCATGATACAGTAGAATCTATTGTGGAAACTGTCAAGAACACCCTGGAGAAAACACCACCAGAGCTGGCTTCAGACATTATGGAGCGGGGAATCGTCCTGACTGGTGGCGGGGCTCTCCTAAATAACATGGACTCTATTATTAGTGAAGAAACGAACATGCCTGTCTTCATAGCGGATGAGCCCCTAGACTGTGTAGCAATAGGTACAGGAAAATCTCTGGAATACATTCAACACTTTAGATCTCAACCTAATGTAGCGTCTCGCCCGAAACCGGAATAA
- a CDS encoding ribosomal-processing cysteine protease Prp, with the protein MINVSMFRNHGDITGFEITGHAESGPYGHDLVCAAVSAVSFGAVNAIESLCDTQPEVAQGGQGGYLKITLPGNLDGIAHSKAQTLLEGMQVSLETIENEYSQYIKITQM; encoded by the coding sequence ATGATTAATGTATCTATGTTTCGCAATCATGGAGACATCACAGGTTTTGAAATTACGGGGCACGCGGAGAGTGGACCTTATGGACACGATCTAGTGTGTGCTGCAGTTTCCGCTGTATCCTTTGGTGCAGTGAATGCCATTGAAAGTCTCTGTGATACTCAACCTGAAGTTGCACAAGGCGGGCAAGGCGGTTATTTAAAGATAACTTTGCCGGGAAATTTAGATGGAATTGCCCATTCTAAAGCCCAGACTTTGCTGGAAGGCATGCAGGTTTCACTTGAAACGATAGAAAATGAATACAGCCAATATATTAAAATCACACAAATGTAA
- the mreD gene encoding rod shape-determining protein MreD translates to MRRYIIPAALFILLALQGMAMSLLPANIVYSDLLITPHWVLCLIVIIAIFYDKDHTYHAIWYGIIFGLLIDVVYTGVLGVYMATYAMTAYVLHGLKKLVHANFIVTSLLAVLSVALADTMLYMIYSFVQVTTISWGTYATLRLLPTVAGNMIFFIILYPCVKSRLEQWSEDLTSA, encoded by the coding sequence ATGAGGCGCTATATAATCCCCGCCGCCCTGTTCATCCTACTCGCTTTACAAGGGATGGCCATGAGTTTATTACCAGCCAATATCGTTTATTCTGATCTACTAATAACTCCACATTGGGTGTTATGCTTAATTGTCATCATTGCCATCTTCTACGATAAAGATCATACCTATCATGCGATTTGGTATGGTATAATCTTTGGTTTGTTAATTGACGTAGTATATACAGGAGTGCTCGGAGTTTATATGGCTACATATGCTATGACTGCTTATGTTTTGCACGGGCTAAAGAAGTTAGTTCATGCAAACTTTATTGTGACTTCATTGTTAGCGGTGCTTAGTGTGGCTCTAGCTGATACGATGCTGTACATGATCTATTCTTTTGTGCAAGTGACGACGATTTCATGGGGCACTTACGCAACATTACGGCTGCTCCCGACAGTTGCGGGCAATATGATATTTTTCATCATTTTATATCCATGCGTGAAAAGTCGATTAGAGCAATGGTCAGAAGATTTAACCAGTGCGTAA
- a CDS encoding ribonuclease E/G, translating to MKTIAVQTQTSEQVGIVIENNEIVEYISTRPKVKTLSGSIYLGKVSQINKGLQAAFIDFGEERKGFLRKEAIPWANASIERTLTEGQLLVVQVTKEPLGEKGAQLSADITIPGLLVIYQPFGKRVSVSKKMDSVQAGELKSLLNEQLHSDEGVIIRTAAAIVSVTTIMNEINQLRKQWKELLPHESAAKISKILEDPILPDQLIRKHPLSQVQEIILDDSQLSQSIKNRYPVLAEKVKWVKSISGYTGKSINEVQSQLIEPVARTEQGMELIIEHTEAMTVIDINSHKYKQKTLSSSHKLEMNKEAAKEVAKQIQLRNISGMILVDFISMQEKKHEKELLRFMNTAVKKDPVVVTIVGMTKLGLMEITRKRNWTNVIRELTAQQTPSFSKDTLLFRLERELLESVQSESALVAISPSLYELKKQLLSYDISSKIPQELFVRTDPEVTGWQIELEGSLTMIREAIKRRGYHVDNLF from the coding sequence ATGAAGACAATTGCCGTACAAACACAGACAAGCGAGCAAGTAGGGATTGTAATTGAAAATAACGAAATCGTTGAATATATATCAACTCGCCCGAAGGTCAAAACGCTTTCGGGTTCAATTTATTTAGGAAAAGTCAGCCAAATCAATAAAGGCTTGCAAGCAGCTTTTATTGATTTTGGCGAAGAACGTAAAGGGTTCTTAAGAAAGGAAGCTATTCCATGGGCAAATGCTTCGATCGAGAGGACACTAACTGAAGGACAATTACTAGTCGTACAAGTAACAAAAGAACCACTTGGAGAAAAAGGGGCTCAGCTTAGTGCTGATATTACTATTCCCGGACTGTTAGTCATTTATCAGCCTTTTGGAAAAAGAGTCTCAGTCTCAAAGAAGATGGATTCGGTACAGGCAGGGGAATTGAAATCATTGCTCAATGAGCAGCTTCATTCAGATGAAGGAGTGATTATCCGTACTGCTGCTGCAATCGTTTCAGTAACGACAATTATGAATGAAATAAATCAGCTGAGAAAACAGTGGAAGGAGCTTCTGCCTCATGAGTCAGCTGCTAAAATTAGTAAAATACTTGAGGATCCAATTTTACCTGATCAGCTGATTCGCAAGCATCCGTTATCACAGGTACAAGAAATTATTTTGGATGATAGTCAATTAAGTCAGTCCATTAAGAACCGCTACCCTGTGCTTGCGGAAAAAGTTAAATGGGTCAAAAGCATTTCTGGCTACACCGGAAAATCAATTAATGAAGTTCAATCGCAGCTTATCGAGCCTGTTGCACGAACAGAGCAAGGAATGGAATTGATCATTGAGCATACAGAAGCCATGACAGTGATTGATATCAACAGCCACAAGTACAAACAGAAAACCTTATCATCTTCTCACAAGCTGGAAATGAATAAGGAAGCGGCGAAAGAAGTGGCTAAGCAAATCCAACTGCGAAATATCTCAGGAATGATATTAGTTGACTTTATATCTATGCAGGAAAAAAAACATGAGAAAGAACTGCTTCGGTTCATGAATACAGCAGTCAAAAAGGACCCAGTTGTTGTAACTATTGTAGGGATGACAAAACTTGGCTTAATGGAAATCACAAGGAAACGAAACTGGACGAATGTAATCAGGGAATTAACGGCTCAACAAACACCTTCCTTTTCAAAAGACACACTTCTTTTTCGCTTAGAGCGTGAGTTATTAGAAAGTGTACAGAGTGAATCTGCGCTTGTAGCGATTTCGCCAAGCCTTTACGAGCTGAAAAAACAATTGCTTTCTTACGATATTTCTAGTAAAATTCCACAGGAGCTATTTGTTAGGACGGACCCTGAGGTTACGGGATGGCAAATAGAGCTTGAAGGGTCATTAACTATGATACGTGAAGCCATCAAACGGCGCGGGTATCATGTTGACAACTTGTTTTGA
- a CDS encoding Spo0B domain-containing protein has product MSKEEIIAILRHKRHDWMNQIQLVQGYASMGKMDKLQIQLNKISHDSEQERRLLNSGAYEFTVWLLTFNWTQEQYRLVYTIQNNVDLPRHDQKMTAYAKRLLILLDEFSKKDELYEGSVQVYQGAGSHQLGITWEWKGNFTYPMQLNKKLEQEGFIAFCEEDELSVEMTIE; this is encoded by the coding sequence TTGAGTAAGGAAGAGATAATTGCCATACTAAGGCATAAGCGTCATGACTGGATGAATCAAATTCAATTAGTCCAAGGTTATGCTTCCATGGGAAAAATGGATAAGCTCCAAATACAGCTCAACAAGATATCTCATGATTCGGAACAAGAACGAAGATTGTTGAATAGTGGTGCTTATGAATTCACTGTTTGGCTGCTTACATTTAATTGGACCCAAGAGCAATACCGCTTAGTGTATACGATCCAGAATAATGTTGATTTACCCCGTCATGACCAAAAGATGACGGCTTATGCGAAACGTTTACTTATTTTGTTGGATGAATTCAGTAAAAAAGATGAACTTTATGAAGGAAGTGTCCAAGTTTATCAAGGGGCTGGCAGCCACCAGCTAGGTATAACCTGGGAATGGAAGGGAAACTTTACATATCCCATGCAATTGAATAAAAAGCTGGAACAGGAAGGGTTTATCGCCTTTTGCGAGGAGGATGAACTTTCCGTTGAAATGACGATAGAATAA
- a CDS encoding site-2 protease family protein, whose translation MINRVRIHPLFFLLAFSAFLTGAFYEFIVLFSIVALHEWGHFSTARSYGWRVSHIEFWLFGGAVVSDEHSAKPFKEQVHVILSGPLQHVWIAVLLFLLQTFIGPHPLLDTAVHYNRIILLLNLLPIWPLDGGKLLFYVLTQLISFQKSIKATLWVSFSCILSTIVILLIEERMTLAGMLLAGFLVVENSLEWKRRTFTFMRFLMYGVRRDQEHLKVKYLSIDPNTPVRRVLKNVHANRRHLYILKRKPGLYIVDEQECLRMFIEQKKTSLRMGDLPKILH comes from the coding sequence ATCATAAACAGAGTACGCATTCATCCCTTATTTTTCCTGCTGGCCTTTTCTGCCTTCCTCACTGGTGCGTTTTATGAGTTCATCGTTTTATTTTCAATCGTTGCCCTCCATGAATGGGGGCACTTTTCCACAGCTCGTTCCTACGGGTGGCGCGTTTCCCATATTGAATTCTGGCTGTTCGGCGGTGCGGTGGTAAGCGACGAACATTCAGCCAAACCATTCAAGGAGCAGGTACATGTTATTTTGTCAGGTCCACTTCAACATGTATGGATAGCTGTCCTGCTTTTTTTACTTCAAACTTTCATCGGTCCTCATCCGCTATTAGACACCGCCGTTCATTACAATCGGATTATCTTATTATTAAATTTGTTACCTATTTGGCCGCTTGATGGCGGCAAGTTATTGTTCTATGTTTTAACACAGTTGATCTCTTTTCAGAAAAGCATAAAGGCAACATTGTGGGTCTCCTTTTCCTGTATATTATCCACCATCGTCATCCTCCTCATAGAAGAAAGAATGACACTTGCCGGAATGCTCTTAGCTGGTTTTCTGGTGGTAGAAAACAGCCTGGAGTGGAAGCGGCGAACGTTTACGTTCATGAGATTTCTGATGTACGGTGTTCGAAGAGACCAAGAGCACTTAAAGGTCAAATATTTGTCTATTGACCCAAATACTCCTGTTCGGAGGGTTCTTAAGAATGTACATGCGAATCGCCGACATCTATATATATTGAAACGAAAACCAGGTTTATATATAGTAGATGAACAAGAATGTCTTCGAATGTTTATCGAACAGAAGAAGACAAGTCTTCGGATGGGAGATCTGCCGAAAATTTTACACTAA
- the obgE gene encoding GTPase ObgE yields MFVDQVKVFVKGGDGGNGLVAYRREKYVPMGGPAGGDGGNGGDVVFEVDEGLNTLMDFRYQHHFKAKRGENGMNQKQHGKNAQPLVVSVPPGTTVKDVETGRVIADLTEHKQSAVIAKGGRGGRGNARFATPRNPAPEIAENGELGEALDVQVELKLLADVGLVGFPSVGKSTFLSVVTAAKPKIADYHFTTLAPNLGVVESQDHRSFVLADLPGLIEGAHEGVGLGYQFLRHVERTRLILHVVDMASLEGRDPYEDYVTINHELSSYDERLAKRPQIIIANKMDIPEARENLASFKEKVGNVPIFPISTVTRDGLDELLYAVADRLDEIPKQEEQPIEEVDERVVYKFEKEEAPFKVTRADDGAYVLYGEKIESVFRRTDFSRDQSINRFARQMRGMGVDEELRKRGAKDGDTVRLLDYEFEFVD; encoded by the coding sequence ATGTTTGTGGATCAGGTCAAGGTATTTGTTAAAGGCGGCGATGGAGGAAATGGATTAGTAGCCTATCGCCGTGAAAAATATGTTCCAATGGGTGGCCCTGCCGGCGGTGACGGCGGGAACGGAGGAGATGTTGTTTTTGAAGTCGATGAAGGCTTAAACACGCTCATGGACTTTCGTTATCAACATCACTTTAAAGCCAAACGCGGGGAAAATGGAATGAACCAGAAACAGCATGGAAAGAATGCTCAACCCCTGGTCGTTAGTGTTCCGCCTGGCACTACAGTAAAGGATGTGGAGACAGGAAGAGTTATAGCAGATTTAACGGAGCATAAACAGTCAGCTGTTATAGCTAAAGGCGGTCGTGGCGGCCGTGGGAACGCCCGGTTTGCAACACCGAGGAATCCAGCGCCGGAAATAGCAGAAAACGGGGAGCTGGGAGAGGCTCTGGACGTACAAGTTGAACTGAAGCTGCTGGCTGATGTTGGTCTTGTAGGTTTTCCAAGTGTCGGTAAGTCCACTTTTCTTTCAGTTGTAACGGCGGCTAAACCAAAGATTGCCGATTACCATTTCACTACTCTGGCTCCAAATCTGGGTGTAGTTGAAAGTCAGGATCACCGTAGTTTCGTGTTAGCTGATTTGCCAGGATTGATCGAAGGAGCACACGAAGGGGTAGGTCTAGGATATCAATTTTTGAGACATGTCGAGCGTACGCGACTAATCCTACATGTAGTTGACATGGCATCACTTGAGGGACGAGACCCTTATGAGGATTACGTAACAATTAATCATGAACTTTCCTCCTATGATGAACGGTTAGCCAAACGCCCTCAAATCATTATTGCTAATAAAATGGATATTCCTGAAGCGAGAGAAAATTTAGCTTCTTTTAAGGAGAAAGTCGGTAATGTACCCATTTTTCCTATTTCTACTGTGACAAGAGACGGATTGGATGAACTGTTGTATGCGGTAGCAGATCGTCTGGATGAAATCCCTAAGCAGGAAGAGCAGCCAATTGAGGAAGTCGATGAACGCGTTGTATATAAGTTTGAAAAAGAAGAAGCTCCTTTTAAGGTTACTCGTGCTGATGATGGAGCCTATGTTCTTTATGGGGAGAAAATTGAGTCTGTATTCAGGCGCACCGATTTCTCTCGAGATCAGTCCATCAATCGGTTTGCCAGACAAATGCGTGGCATGGGTGTGGATGAAGAGCTTAGAAAACGAGGAGCTAAAGATGGAGATACGGTTAGGCTTCTTGATTATGAATTTGAATTTGTTGATTAA
- the mreC gene encoding rod shape-determining protein MreC, with protein MPSFIRRKRLMTVLIGFVILVVLIGFSMRDRTELTVPEKFIQDTVGWAQSIFHSPIQLITNTTNNIQDMFHVYEQNEVLKSRLAEYKGLIQKNQQLKKENEELRATIDKTESLSDYTPIQATVIARSSERWFEQMTINRGEEHGVAKDMAVITSEGMVGKIKSVGAFHSTVQLLSGFDRSNKISSWVVREGEDNVFGLIEGYDKESGRLLLEGIKQDVELKKGDVVISSGLGGVFPKNLRIGKIDKVVNDQFGLTKTAYVEPFADLFDINHVMVVDRDMQSIPEEEQGGGEQQ; from the coding sequence ATGCCTTCTTTTATTCGCAGAAAAAGACTGATGACCGTGTTAATCGGTTTCGTCATCTTAGTAGTACTTATAGGTTTTTCAATGAGAGATCGTACTGAATTAACTGTTCCAGAAAAGTTTATTCAGGATACGGTGGGCTGGGCTCAATCTATTTTTCACTCACCGATCCAATTAATAACGAATACAACAAACAATATCCAAGATATGTTCCATGTTTATGAACAAAATGAAGTTCTGAAATCACGTCTAGCTGAGTATAAAGGACTTATTCAAAAAAATCAGCAATTGAAGAAAGAAAATGAAGAATTAAGAGCAACGATTGATAAGACAGAATCATTAAGTGATTACACTCCTATTCAAGCTACAGTCATTGCGCGCAGTTCTGAACGGTGGTTTGAACAAATGACAATCAATCGAGGAGAAGAGCACGGAGTGGCTAAGGATATGGCTGTCATTACGAGTGAGGGCATGGTAGGCAAAATCAAGTCTGTTGGTGCTTTCCACTCTACTGTCCAGCTGTTAAGTGGTTTTGACCGCTCGAACAAAATCTCTTCATGGGTTGTTCGAGAGGGCGAAGATAATGTGTTTGGCTTAATTGAAGGATATGATAAGGAAAGCGGGCGTCTGCTTCTAGAGGGGATTAAACAGGATGTTGAGCTTAAAAAGGGAGATGTAGTGATCTCATCTGGCCTTGGCGGTGTTTTCCCTAAAAACCTTAGAATTGGTAAGATTGATAAAGTGGTCAACGATCAATTTGGTTTAACTAAAACCGCTTATGTTGAACCTTTTGCAGATTTGTTTGATATCAATCACGTCATGGTAGTTGATCGGGACATGCAATCCATCCCGGAGGAAGAACAAGGTGGAGGGGAACAACAATGA
- a CDS encoding M23 family metallopeptidase, translated as MNRNIDYVRKSIAQRKRNKVKSTGYDPVSRRIAPPQDEEMHGFPPIVTGGFPGAPTSKKRSSYLGVQVICSVLLFTGMFVSQKTNLAITAEPEAWVVNQLEEEFPFASVTAWYNERFGDPLQLVQSKDENQSKGLALPVNGTVTEPFQNHGKGIVMTTDGGSAVKAVKAGTVIFAGNDEQTNKTVIVQHKDGTNTIYGFLSSINVHLYEHIEAQEAIAQLNPAEGETKDFFFAVKKDEQYLDPIQVIKVDEGSE; from the coding sequence GTGAATAGAAATATTGACTATGTACGTAAAAGTATAGCTCAACGCAAAAGAAATAAAGTGAAGTCAACTGGTTACGACCCAGTCAGCAGAAGAATTGCACCACCTCAAGACGAAGAGATGCATGGGTTCCCGCCCATCGTAACGGGTGGATTTCCAGGTGCTCCTACAAGTAAAAAGCGATCTTCTTATTTAGGTGTACAAGTTATTTGTTCAGTTTTGTTATTTACAGGGATGTTCGTTAGTCAAAAAACGAATTTGGCCATTACTGCAGAGCCTGAGGCATGGGTGGTGAACCAGCTTGAAGAGGAGTTCCCATTTGCGAGTGTAACTGCTTGGTATAACGAGCGGTTTGGAGACCCTTTGCAACTTGTTCAGTCTAAGGATGAAAACCAGAGCAAGGGGTTAGCTCTGCCCGTGAATGGAACGGTGACCGAACCCTTTCAAAATCACGGGAAAGGAATTGTAATGACAACAGATGGCGGATCTGCCGTGAAGGCGGTTAAGGCAGGAACTGTAATTTTTGCAGGGAATGATGAGCAAACGAATAAAACCGTTATTGTTCAGCACAAAGATGGAACAAATACGATTTACGGTTTTCTATCTTCCATTAATGTTCATTTATACGAGCATATAGAGGCACAAGAGGCAATTGCGCAGTTAAACCCGGCAGAGGGCGAAACAAAAGATTTTTTCTTTGCGGTTAAAAAGGACGAGCAATACCTGGATCCGATTCAGGTCATAAAAGTTGATGAAGGGTCTGAGTAA